A single Oncorhynchus mykiss isolate Arlee chromosome 22, USDA_OmykA_1.1, whole genome shotgun sequence DNA region contains:
- the LOC110501626 gene encoding gap junction alpha-5 protein codes for MGDWSLLGNFLEEVQEHSTSVGKVWLTVLFIFRILVLGTAAESSWGDEQSDFLCDTQQPGCTNVCYDQAFPIAHIRYWVLQIIFVSTPSLIYMGHAMHIVRRDEKRRRREQEKREEMEERGEGGCVSGEKAYLQQRDCGKVLEASGQVRLRGALLSTYILSILIRTVMEVTFIVVQYMIYGVFLGALYHCKAWPCPNPVNCYMSRPTEKNVFIVFMLVVSGVSLLLSVVELYHLAYRRIRKCKRTHAALKNRTHNAVAIAVTRDPDTPPHHNSPGCTPPPDFSQCLASSDTMNPMNPMTSMPSHPFNNRMAHQQNSVNMATERHHSHDDLEGEGGFLRMSYTQMPGEMPNGCSAPTLLHASYLKDKRRFSKTSGTSSRVRPDDLAV; via the coding sequence ATGGGGGACTGGAGTCTCCTGGGGAACTTCCTGGAGGAGGTTCAGGAACATTCCACGTCAGTGGGGAAGGTGTGGCTCACCGTCCTCTTCATCTTCAGGATCCTGGTCCTGGGCACGGCCGCAGAGTCCTCCTGGGGAGACGAGCAGAGTGACTTCCTGTGCGACACCCAGCAGCCCGGTTGTACCAACGTCTGTTATGACCAGGCGTTTCCTATTGCACACATCCGCTACTGGGTCCTACAGATCATCTTCGTATCCACGCCATCACTGATCTACATGGGCCACGCCATGCACATCGTGCGGAGGGATGAGAAACGAaggaggagggagcaggagaagagggaggagatggaggagagaggagagggggggtgcGTATCAGGGGAGAAGGCATACCTCCAGCAGAGGGATTGTGGGAAGGTGCTGGAGGCGTCAGGGCAGGTTCGCCTGCGGGGAGCGCTGTTATCTACATACATTCTGAGCATTCTGATCCGCACAGTGATGGAGGTGACCTTCATCGTGGTCCAATACATGATCTATGGAGTCTTCCTCGGGGCTCTGTACCATTGCAAGGCCTGGCCCTGTCCCAACCCAGTCAACTGCTACATGTCCAGGCCCACAGAGAAGAACGTGTTCATCGTCTTCATGCTGGTGGTGTCTGGtgtctccctgctcctctctgtggttgAGCTCTACCACCTGGCCTACAGGCGTATCAGGAAGTGCAAGCGTACCCACGCCGCCCTCAAGAACCGCACCCATAATGCTGTGGCCATTGCCGTTACCAGGGACCCCGACACCCCGCCCCATCACAACTCCCCGGGCTGCACCCCTCCCCCTGACTTCAGCCAGTGCCTGGCATCGTCGGATACGATGAACCCCATGAACCCCATGACCTCCATGCCTTCTCACCCCTTCAACAACAGGATGGCACACCAGCAGAACTCCGTCAACATGGCCACCGAGCGCCATCATTCCCATGACGACCTGGAAGGGGAGGGAGGATTCCTGAGAATGAGCTATACCCAGATGCCAGGGGAGATGCCCAACGGGTGCTCCGCGCCAACCCTGCTACACGCCAGCTACCTGAAAGACAAACGCCGCTTCAGCAAGACCAGCGGTACCAGCAGCCGGGTCCGACCAGATGACTTGGCCGTGTAG